The Triplophysa dalaica isolate WHDGS20190420 chromosome 5, ASM1584641v1, whole genome shotgun sequence genome window below encodes:
- the LOC130421143 gene encoding secretory phospholipase A2 receptor-like, with product MAQILYFSLLVIALCSLSEGIQRRYHYINMTTTWTEAQKYCRENYTDLATVNNINDMNELKKTVNNKPKYVWIGLKRTDVYNWRWSLGDPVKYLNWETEPSNDTNNCAFMRNGKWHRQMCKGNLGFICYNDELILIQKNLSWTEAVRYCRENHVDLVSVDSEKIQLWVTSVVHQAWTAEVWLGLRHSCSVGIWFWVNGEIVCYDHWALGNETDVDDCEREVRSGAVQSGGDHKWISLPESHKLNFICRRKEK from the exons atggctcagattctatatttcagtcttcttgtcattg ctctcTGTTCATTATCTGAAGGCATTCAGCGCCGCTATCACTATATAAACATGACGACGACCTGGACTGAAGCTCAGaaatactgcagagagaactacacagatctggccacagtcaacaacatcaatgacatgaacgaGCTGAAGAAGACTGTGAATAACAAACCTAAGTATGTCTGgattggactgaagagaacagatgtgtATAACTGGAGGTGGTCTCTGGGTGATCCTGTGAAATATCTGAACTGGGAAACTGAACCATCAAATGATACAAATAATTGTGCTTTtatgagaaatggaaaatggcATCGGCAGATGTGTAAAGGTAATCTGGGATTCATCTGCTACAATG atgagcTGATATTGATCCAGAAGAATCTGAGCTGGACTGAAGCTgtgagatactgcagagagaatcaTGTGGATCTGGTTTCAGTTGATTCAGAGAAGATTCAGCTCTGGGTGACATCAGTGGTTCATCAGGCCTGGACTGCTGAGGTGTGGCTGGGGTTACGTCACTCCTGCTCTGTGGGGATCTGGTTCTGGGTGAATGGAGAGATCGTGTGTTATGATCATTGGGCTCTGGGGAATGAAACAGACGTGGACGACTGTGAGCGTGAAGTGAGATCTGGAGCGGTTCAGTCTGGAGGAGATCATAAGTGGATCAGTCTTCCTGAATCTCACAAACTCAACttcatctgcagaagaaaagagaaataa